TCCCAAGAACCTGCGTGACCGCGAGGTCTCGGCGTGACCGCCGTGCTGAAGACGCCGTTCACCGAACTTGTCGGTGTCGAGCATCCGATCGTGCAGACGGGCATGGGCTGGGTGTCCGGCCCGCGCCTGACCGCGGCCACCGCCAACGCGGGCGGCCTCGGCATCCTCGCCTCGGCGACGATGACGTACGAGGAGCTCGAGGCCGCGGTCCTCAAGACCAAGCAGCTCACGGACAAGCCGTTCGGCGTCAACATGCGCGCCGACGCGTCGGACGCCTCGAAGCGGTGCGATCTGCTGATCCGCGAGGGCGTCAAGGTCGCGTCGTTCGCGTTGGCGCCCAAGAAGGAACTGATCGCCAAGCTCAAGGACAACGGGATCGTCGTGATCCCGTCGATCGGTGCCGCCAAGCACGCCGTGAAGGTGGCCTCGTGGGGCGCCGACGCGGTGATCGTGCAGGGCGGTGAGGGCGGTGGCCACACCGGTGGTGTCGCGACCACGCTGCTGCTGCCGTCCGTGCTCGACGCGGTCGACATCCCGGTCGTCGCCGGCGGCGGCTTCTTCGACGGTCGCGGCCTGGCCGCGGCGCTGTCGTACGGTGCCGCGGGTGTCGCGATGGGCACCCGCTTCCTGCTCACGAGCGATTCGGCGGTGCCGGACTCGGTCAAGCAGGAGTACCTCAAGCGCAGCCTCACCGACACCACGGTGTCCGTGAAGGTCGACGGCATGCCGCACCGCGTGCTCAACACCGACCTGGTGAACGCACTCGAGAAGTCCAGCTACGCAAAGGGACTCGTCGCGGCAACCAAGAATGCCATGAAGTTCAAGGCGATGACGGGCATGAAGTGGTCCACCCTCGCCAAGGACGGGCTCGCCATGAAGAAGTCGGGCGACCGCACGTGGCAGCAGATCATCATGGCCGCCAACACCCCGATGCTACTCAAGGCCGGTCTGGTCGAGGGCAACACGGAGGCCGGCGTGCTCGCCTCCGGTCAGGTGGTCGGCATGATCGACGACCTGCCGAGCTGCAAGGAACTGATCGATCGGATCATGGCCGAGGCCGTGACGCGTATCGACGCACTTGGAGACCTGAAGGCCTGACCGGTCCGGGTTTTCGTCCGAAGGGACCCCGCGCGCGCCACCAGCGCGTGCAGGGTCCCTTCGCTCGTGACGGGGTCGGACGCGCCTCAGGTGTCCTCGTCGCGCCGGATGACCCAGGTGACGATCTGGGTGCGCGAGGTGAATCCGAGCTTCTCGCGGATGTGCTCGACGTGTCCCTCGACCGTCCGCTGGGAGATCACCAGCCGCTCGGCGATCGCCTTGTTGGTCATGCCGGTCGCGACGAGTTCGGCGATCTCCGTCTCTCGCGGCGTCAGCGCGCGGGCACCGTCGGGCGCGGACGCCGGCAATTCCTCGCTCGGCTGTTCCCCGAGCGCACGGGCGATCGACTCGTCCAGACTCAGGCCTCGCCCACGTTCGAGTGCGCTGTCGAACCCCCTGTCGCCGAGAGCATCACGCGCGGATCGTGTACACGCGTCGTGGTAGCCGACCAGGTTGAAGAATGTCTCCAGGGGACTTCCGGTCGCGGTGAACAGCGCGTCCGCGGCGCCCATCAGGACCGCCGCGAGGTCCGGTTTCCGGTCGACGAGCGTCCACGCCAACTGCTCGAAGCACCAGGCGCAGCCGTACAGGTTGTCGAGCCTGCGCAGCAGCCCGAGGGAATCCTCGAGCAGTGCGATCCCGCGCTCGTGGTCGCCTCGCCGCCACAGCATCGACCCGAAGTCCGTCATCGACATGCCGCGCCACATGATCTCCTCGTGAGATTCGGTGACAGCCAGGACCTCCTCGTAGACCGCAGCGGCCCGGTCCGCGTCGCCGAGCGCGTCGACGGCGAATCCGAGCCAGTAGAGCGTCGGCACGAACCGCACGAGATCCGATGTGGAACGGAACAATTCGCTGGCCCGCCCGAGGTGCTCGGCGCTGTCCGTGACGTCCCAGGCCGCAATGTCCAGGCAGCCGGCGGCGTAGTAGGCCGTCGCCTGCACGACGGGATCCGGTACCTCGTCTGCCAGGCGCAGCATCTCCTCGGCCAACGCCGTCGCCGCCGGGATGTCCCGCTGCAGCGCGGCCAGCAGACAGTCCATCGCGATCGCCTCGACCCGGCACGCGGTCGATCCGGTGTCGGCGGCGAGGGCGCGGTCCAACCAGAGTCGGCCCTCGCCGAATCGGCCTCGCACCATCCAGTAGTCGTGCAGGGCAGCGGCGATGCGCAGCGCCGCCTCACCCGAGTCGGGATCCCCCACGCTGAACTCGAACACGTCCCGCAGGTTCGGCTGCTCCAGATCGAGCCTGCGCGTCCACTCGACCTGCCGGGGTCCGATCCAGTCGTCCCGCGCGCGCACGACCAACTGCTCGTACCAATCGCGATGACACCGTTGCAGAGACGTCCACTCGTCGTCGGCCAGGTGGCCTCGCGCATAGTCGCGGAGAGTGTCGAGCATCCGATACCGCACGGTCGTGTCGTACTCGTCCCGAATGAGGATCGACTTGCCGACCAGTGAGGTCACCAGGTCCAGGAGGTCATCACGTGCAGTCTCGCGGACGAGCACTCCCTCGACCGCCTCCAGATCGAAACTGCCGGCGAACACGGTCAGCCACGTCCACAGCCGACGTTCCGCCTCGGTGCAGAGGTCGTAACTCCAATCGATGCTGCAACCCAGCGTCTGTTGCCGACTCGGCGCCGTCCGACTGCCGCGGGTCAGCAGCCGGAATCGATCGTTCAATCGCCGAAGGATGTCGTCCACCGACATCGCCCCCAACCGAGCGGCGGCGAGTTCGATCGGCAGGGGCAGACCGTCCAACCGCCGACAGATCTGCTCGACAGCAGCGCGGTTCTCCTCGGTGATCCGAAAGCTCGGCAACGCAGCCTGCGCACGCTGCTCGAAGAGGGCGACCGCGTCGCCGTCAGCGTCCTCGGCGGGCGACGACGGAATCCCGGCTTCTCCGGGCACGCCCAACGGCGGAACCCGCATCACGATCTCCCCGGGGACACCGAGCTGCTCGCGACTCGTCGCCAGAACCGACAGATCCGGACAGTTCCGGAGCAACTCCGCCGTCAGGTCAGCGGCGGCTGCCACGAGATGCTCACAATTGTCCAGCACCAGCAGGATTCGACTGTCACACAGGTGGTCGATCAGCACCTTGCGCGGTGAACGGGTCGACCGGTCCTGGATCCCGAGTGCGCTGATCACCGTCCGTTCGAGCAGCGCCGGGTCCTGCAGTTCGCCCAATTCGACGAGCCAGGTCCCGTCCGGGAACGTCCTGGACGAATCCTCAGCGACCCGAAGCGCGAGACGCGTCTTGCCGACACCGCCCAAACCGGTGAGCGTCACCAGACGCGATTCCGTGACGAGACGCCGCGCCTCCGTTGCCTCTGACCGTCGACCGACGAAACTGGTCAGTTCGAACGGCAGGTTTCCCACCTTGACCGTCATGTCAGACCGCCGAACTGTCGACTGCCAGCGACTCTCTGTCCGCAAAAAGTCTACGCTTCCACGGCCTCTCACCGATGCGAACAGGCACGATCACGAACGCAGGTGGTCGGCTGGCCGATCAATAGTTCGATCAGCCGGCGGCCCGTTCGGCGGTTCCGCCGCGATGTCAGGCGAGTTCGCTACCGGCCGTCGCTCCGGGCTCCGACCGCGAGAGGAGCCCGCCGATCACGTCCAACGCGTCCGTCCACGAGTCGATGGTCGACGGCGCGAGCCTGCGGTGGTCGAGAACGCCGGGCTGCGCGAGGGCGGTATCGAACGGGACCTCGACGAACCCCGCGACCCGCGGCGACAGGGCGTCCCGAATCGGACCCAGATCGACAGGCGCGTCGGGCATCTGGTGCGAGACGACGACGATCGCCTCGCCGAGCACTTGCGCCCCGTACGTCGACATCACCCATGTGAGGGCGTCGCGCAGGCGACTCAGCGGTTCGGAGCGCGCGGGGGCGACCATCACCAGCGCGGCACCCGACCTGATCAGCGGGGCCAGTCGCGGGGAACGCAGTGCCGTACCGACGTCGTGGATGCGGGCACTGTGGCGGGCCGCGAGGAGTTCGTCGACGATCGCGGGGTCGCTGGGCTGCCCGTCGCTGCCACCGACCACCACGACACCGGCCGACGTCAG
This genomic stretch from Prescottella soli harbors:
- a CDS encoding NAD(P)H-dependent flavin oxidoreductase, which produces MTAVLKTPFTELVGVEHPIVQTGMGWVSGPRLTAATANAGGLGILASATMTYEELEAAVLKTKQLTDKPFGVNMRADASDASKRCDLLIREGVKVASFALAPKKELIAKLKDNGIVVIPSIGAAKHAVKVASWGADAVIVQGGEGGGHTGGVATTLLLPSVLDAVDIPVVAGGGFFDGRGLAAALSYGAAGVAMGTRFLLTSDSAVPDSVKQEYLKRSLTDTTVSVKVDGMPHRVLNTDLVNALEKSSYAKGLVAATKNAMKFKAMTGMKWSTLAKDGLAMKKSGDRTWQQIIMAANTPMLLKAGLVEGNTEAGVLASGQVVGMIDDLPSCKELIDRIMAEAVTRIDALGDLKA
- a CDS encoding ATP-binding protein codes for the protein MTVKVGNLPFELTSFVGRRSEATEARRLVTESRLVTLTGLGGVGKTRLALRVAEDSSRTFPDGTWLVELGELQDPALLERTVISALGIQDRSTRSPRKVLIDHLCDSRILLVLDNCEHLVAAAADLTAELLRNCPDLSVLATSREQLGVPGEIVMRVPPLGVPGEAGIPSSPAEDADGDAVALFEQRAQAALPSFRITEENRAAVEQICRRLDGLPLPIELAAARLGAMSVDDILRRLNDRFRLLTRGSRTAPSRQQTLGCSIDWSYDLCTEAERRLWTWLTVFAGSFDLEAVEGVLVRETARDDLLDLVTSLVGKSILIRDEYDTTVRYRMLDTLRDYARGHLADDEWTSLQRCHRDWYEQLVVRARDDWIGPRQVEWTRRLDLEQPNLRDVFEFSVGDPDSGEAALRIAAALHDYWMVRGRFGEGRLWLDRALAADTGSTACRVEAIAMDCLLAALQRDIPAATALAEEMLRLADEVPDPVVQATAYYAAGCLDIAAWDVTDSAEHLGRASELFRSTSDLVRFVPTLYWLGFAVDALGDADRAAAVYEEVLAVTESHEEIMWRGMSMTDFGSMLWRRGDHERGIALLEDSLGLLRRLDNLYGCAWCFEQLAWTLVDRKPDLAAVLMGAADALFTATGSPLETFFNLVGYHDACTRSARDALGDRGFDSALERGRGLSLDESIARALGEQPSEELPASAPDGARALTPRETEIAELVATGMTNKAIAERLVISQRTVEGHVEHIREKLGFTSRTQIVTWVIRRDEDT